From Gossypium raimondii isolate GPD5lz chromosome 11, ASM2569854v1, whole genome shotgun sequence:
CAAAAATCCAAAGCTCCTATTCAGAATTCCCCCAACATTGCAAAAGCAAAAgccaaataaaatataaataattaccaaaattggATAACCACAATCAAAGTCCAATCCGTTTCCATAATAGACAACTCAGCACTTACCTTAAGTGGAATTCACTTTATCTCTCTCTTTCCTTCTTGATTGCCCATGGTTTGCTATCCAACCTCTAATCAAACATGCCATTTCTCCAAAAATTTTGCAATCAAATTCACCTACCAACATAGTTTTTGCTTTGTTAGAattatttggtttttcttttcttttgtttcaacGTGTTTATAAACTTTGAAAAGTTAGAATTCAAGGTAATTTAGACTCAAGGGCAAGATGTGctgagagaaaaaagaaatgtaGTTAAGGTTACTCATGTCGATTGCTTTACATGACTGACTCTGAATGAGAAACAAGAGTGGGATGCACATGTTTTGGTCACCTTCTTGTTTTCTATTACAACTTGTACTTTTAGTATTGTCGAGGAGTAAGAGTAGGAGGAGATTGATGTGGCAGTTCACGAGGGTTGAGAACTACAAGTGGTGTTGAGATGGAGGAAAACGAGGACTGTAGAGAGCTGGACAGGGAGAAAGAGCCTTAAGAGATGGAGTGTCGGTACacgaactaaatttcaaaagtttaaagAGTAAACGGATAGAAGTATAATTAGGccttatattaattttgataatatgtATAAGAAACGATCATTTTTCATCCTAATACATAAATACAAATCATCtcaaattgaaatgataaaaaaagaaaaaaaagtgagatttaaattaattcaaaattatgcaattttttaaaagttccattttcattcttttgatttttcaacaCTCCACCAAGTAGTGAATgagaagaaaattattttttcctttaatctTTCTTTCCTACCAAGTACACAATAGaatattttctttctacttttctactccttcaattttttatctttctaattttttttccaccCTACCAAGCAATCTCTTAATGCTAAACCCCAAATGACCGGCAAAAACGACTTCAGAGAACTGGAATTAACATATAGCtatatacaatgcaataaaaatttacaataataCATGCATAACAAGCACAGCCCTAAAATTAACTGTTTACTCATGCTTTCAACCTTTTAAATCAAAAACAGGCAATTCGTTACAGTTCACATTGGTTAAACTTCAATTGCCTAGTACGATAGTGTTTGCATGAAAACACAAAGATTAATACAATAAACCAAAGACAAGAACCAATGAAGACTGAAAGCTGGCCTTATGATGTCATTGTGAATTCCGATCCAGTGAAAAAGGGCTGAGAACTTGGTAGTCTGCATTCACAATATCTGAATTTCTCCAAGCACCTATCAAATTTCTACTAATGGAACTTTGCATATCAAAACCAACTGCCCAGCTCAACAGTAGCTCCAtcattgaattatatatatcctATTGTCAGCCTCCACCACCGTTACTGACGCCATGTGCCATTCCTAATCAACTTATTATTCTGCTCGAGCGAAATGTACTAAAATTGGTCAATTTCCTATACAATAGGCATAGTGAGACTCAAAGAGTTAGATCTATATTCTTGAAGAAATATATTATAAAGGGCAAGCCTTCTTTCTAGATTGCTAGCAGTTAGCGTCTTTCCCCAAGGTTAAATGCATACATATTTAAACTCAGGAAAAAGCCACACTGATGCACGCTTTTGCCCAGCATTAGTTCCAAAAAGTTTCGAGTAAATGAACGCTAGAAAAGGCCCTCGTACTCATCTTAATCATAAAAGTGATAATTCAAGGAGCATGGAAGTTTCAGTTAACAAAtgatttcaaataaatatgatGAGATAAATTCCTTTtggtaggggtgagcattcgatcgaatcgaatcaagttaaaaaattttaagttagtcgagttgacgaatcctattttaacaaccgaactcaatttattatttaactatacaaacaatataatagttttaacttttaacttaatgggtaaatatttatcaaaataacgtaatttttccttttaacttaatgattttaattttaactttagaaaaaaacaaaaatttatcaaaacaacgtagttttgccttttcttattctgattttcgaataactcgaattgtgtaattcatattcaagttaaaccgaaaattttaattttttattcgagttaatctgaataactcgattaacttgaataactcaaactatttaattcaaaatttgaattttttatagaGCTTTTCGAATCGAATTGGATTTTGCTCGCACTTACCTGTTGGTTCTCTCTCATCCtatcaaactttaattttttttttttacaagttaAAAATGGTCAATCTAAGACAGCATAGGGAATCATGTCCCAATGGTTAATTGATTATGCTGAAAGAGCTTAGAAGTCAAACAAGAAATTTTGAACCATACATAAAAAGCGGTTAGCCACGCAAACAGGAGGTGCAGAAGGAATACAGCACATATTGTTTAAAAGAAGCATAGATCATAGAAATCAGTAAATATGAACAGGCAAACTAGATTGCTAATTTCACTTGATACAGGTAAAAATTCCTTAGTGATGAGAACACTATCACCCCAACTCCTATAACTGCAACTTTATGTAACCACAATGTTAAGCATACAACATAAAAACTagattatttactaaaataagaCCTGAGAAGATTGATCCGCATCCAATCATAGTATAAGTTTGCTAGACCCTCAAACACACGAGAGTGTCTCAAAATATTGATAGACTTGAATTCCAATATAATTCAATGGACACCGATTGAGAGTCTCCGGACACTGCTTTAGCTCGTAAACATTTAGCAAAACCCCATTCTTAAGCTCATAGCAAATTGCTTTATAATCCACGAGAATCACAACTTTTGACTCCTCACCTTCAGATCGGATAACAGATAAAACATGGAATCCATAATAGATATCAACAACAGGTAACCTCAAGTCAGGGAAAGCTTTCATAGTATCATCCAGGTTCAGACAGTATTTAAGAAACCAATGAGAATAATCAGCCGCCATctcgaaaatattaaatttaaaacaaagtgGCATGTATGTAACTCCAAGATGCAAATGGCCCCTAGACTCCCCAAAATATCGACTATCCTCATCCTCCGAGCCTTGCGGAGCTTGAAACATAGGAGCCAACATTGGCATTTTCTTTAACACTTTATTCTCCAAATCAAACCGCAAAGATTTCCTACCGTTACTGTTCCAATGAAAGACCCCATTACAGAAAACACCATGGTCAAACCTTATATACTCGTTGGCCCGAAAACTAATCCAAGAAGAATCCCATTCATCAGACTTTGATGAATAGATATACAGACCGAACCTTCTATTTGGAGAAGGCAATTTCCTTACACAAATGATGTTATAATGAGGTGATTTCATAGGATCAAAGGCTAAATTCACAGCACGCAAAGAACCCAATTGAGAAACAGGTAAAGAAATCATTTTGAACTTACGGGTTGTTGGATTGCAGATGAAGTACCTCAACCTTTCattaatattgtaataaaaGTGACCCAAAAGCAAGCCGTTGCAAGATTGGAGGATTTTGAAGTGTGGGTCAACAATGAAATCCAAGACGGGAAGTCTGGTATCAGGAGTTAAGGGAAGAGCGGGTAATTCAAAGGGAGGTCTGTAGTAGTTGCCGATGCCTAGAAAGAGGGCTGATGGGGTTAGAAAGCCTCGGTTCTGGTGGTGAAGAGAGTGGGAATGAGAGAATTGGAGGCTGGAAATAAGGGAACGCCATTGTTTAGAGATTAATTTGAGTTTGAGGAGATGTTTTGGAGGGATTCTTATGAGGATTTGGGTGAGAAGGTCGTGATTGTAGGCTATGGTTTCTGCCGAAGGCGAGGAGGGTCTGCTTTTCTTCATGCTCGCAATCGCAATCCCTAATTCTTCGACATTTGGGGAATTGGGAATTTTGAACTCACTTAAATTATTTGGAACAATTCCATCGCAGTTTTAACACAAACCTTGTAATTTTGGGAATTAGTCGGTTttgatagaattattatttaataataaattaattttctcactCCTCTCTcaagtaaatttgaaaagtagcaaattagaataattcatcattacaaatattttaatcttaCAGGTCACTTATCAGAGTCTCCAAATTCACatgatattttaagaaaatcttcagccatttcaaaaatattaaattgtaaacaaagTGATGGCAAGATGCAAATGTCTCCAGGACTCTGTGCATCCGAGTTGGCATTGGCATACCTATTCTCCACATCACTTTCCCAATGAAATCTATGTGAAGTTGAGCATGGGACAGGCAAAATTGAGAAGGCCATTGCTTTGAAACGGATTTGAAGTTAGGTTTGTTGGCTATGGCTTCTCCTGTCGAACTCAACAGATTGGGTAACTCGTCCTCTTTTGACTCGCCTTTTTTCCTTGGCTTCCATGTCTATTTCATGGATTAGTTGCTTACAATTGTATCCAACACCACAAGTGCCTAGCACTTAGAAAGCTGAAATGCATACCTAGATTTCAAAGACACTGCCGAATAGTTAAGTTGTTTTCTTCCACCATACGCCACGACTTAATATTACAAAGTAGATAAAATATAACAcgatataaaaatactaattttaaaatataaaatcaatagaatataaatatcttaaattatatatattaaatattcaaattacgTTGAGCGAAACTAAAGAAGATTTGTAACGATgaattcatatttaaatatttaaagacccaaaacttcagcTTATGTAGGGCACTAAAGCAAAGTGAGCTCCCCCATGCTACTACCACCCACAatccaaaatattatttgtcaATAGCCTTGCTTAAGTTGTATACTTTTTACAGTGGTTTGGTTGTGATATTGTAGCAAGTTTTTAATTATAGTGGAATTTTTTAGTAGACTTTCAAGTCTCGTGATTTTTACCCTTTGCTTTAAAGAGATTTTCCACATAAAAATCGTGTCtcgatttattatttttgctcgtgATGTTGTGGCTTATTTGCATTCgttattaatatattgtattattGAGTTTGCCATAATTGctgaattaatattttgaaagtgTAAGAATATCGATTATGCTTCCACGTTATTTCAGCGAGTTCAGTTTCATCCTAACAAATTAGTATCAGAGCTTCATTCTCGTGCTCAATAATCATGAAAATTAGCACTAATCAAATGATTATGTTGAATGTCACAAATTATCAACTTTGgcgaaacaaaataaaaatcttctATTTGGGAAAGTTTTGCATCTTTATGTTTTTGCTACTCAAAAACCCGAGTAAAAAATTAATGAGTGAGAATTTGACCATTAATAGGTGTGCGGTTTTTTCAGTTTGTTGAATAAAATGTTTACAATCACATTGATCAAGAGACACGTGCAGACACATTATGGAAGCTTGAAAACTTGTAGGCTTCGAAGTCCGACAATAACAAGTTGTTCATGCTTAAGAGAAAGATGACGTTAAGTTACAAGAAAGGGACTTCTATAACCAACCACTTGAATGAATTTTAAGGTTTGCTGACTCAACTACTTGGTATGGGACTTATATAACCAAACGGGGCTTTAGTTGCTTGCTACTCTATCGGACTCTTGGGAAAAGTTTTGAGTTTCATTCATTAATGTTGCTCCAAAAGGGTATTATGACCTTGGAAATTGCTAAGAGTGGTGTGTTGAATGAAGAGGTGAGAAGAAGGTCTCAAGGTTCTCTATCACTGTTCGAGGTTCTAGTTACCAAAAGTAAGGGGAGAAGcaaagaaaaaggtgaaaaggGTAGATATAAAAGCAGAAGCAAGTCAAGATTAAGATACAAGAATCTTGAGCATCATCATTGTGGTAAGAAATGTCATATCAAGAAGTTTTGCTACAAGTGGAAATGAGATAATAAAGATAGTGGTGATAAACAAGAGAGAAGGAATAATGAGAAATCTGAACATGTTACTACTGCTATTGATGATCTATTAGTCCTTTGTGATGAAAATTTGATCAACCTAACATGCGACAAGACTAGTTGGGTGATAGATACCAGTCTTCACTTCAGGTAATGTCACAGAAAGAGTTCTTCACATCATATACTCTTGGAGATCTTAGGGTTTTGAAGATGGGTAATGATGGCTTGGTACAAGTTGTTCACGTGAGAGATGTTACCTTGGTTACTAATAATGGAACCAAGTTGACACTTAAATATGTTAGgcatacatcaaatatttttttgaatttgatttctATAGGAAAacttgatgatgatgatttttatAACACTTTCAGTGAGGCCCAGTGGAAATTGACTAAAGGCGCATTGGTTGTGGCTCGAGAGAAGAGGAGTTTGAACTTATATTTGATGTAGGTTTTGACTTCTCGAGGTGTGGTGAATGTCACAAAAGATGATGGCTCAATAGAGTTGTAGTATGGCGACTTAGTCACATAAGCAAGAAAAggggcttaattttttttgttaagaaGAATCATCTTTCGAGTTTGAAAAATACTACACTGAAGAACTGTGTTCATGGTCTAGCTGAGAAGTAGAGAAGAGTTTCGTTTAAGTGTCATCCTCCTTCGAAAAAGTTAGATTTGCTAGAGTTGGTTCATTCTAATGTTTGTGGTCCGTTGAAGGCTAGGTCACATGGTGTTGCATTTTACTTTGTGACTTTCATTAATGACTGTTCAAGAAAACTTTATATGTATGCTTTGAAAGTAAATAATTATGTACTTGATGTGTTTAAGCAATTTCAAGCTTTAGTTGAGAGAGAGACTGGAAAGAAGTTGAAGTGCATCCGTACTGATAATGGTGGCGAGTATAGAGGACCATTTAATGTTTACTGTTGATTACAGTGAATTAGACATCAAAAGACACCGTCAAAaactccacaacaaaatgggTTGGCTAAAAGAATGAACCAAACATTGATTGAGAGAGTTAAATGTTTGCTTTCAGATGCAAAGTTACCTAGATCTTTTTGGGCTGAAGCTTTGTATATAGTGCACTTGTGATTAAATTGTCTCATAGTCTTCCTTTGTAGGGTGATGCATCGGATAGGGTTAGATTTGGCAAAGATGTGTCATATGATCACCTATGTGTGTTTGACTACAAGGCATTTGTTTATATTCTAAAAGATGAGATATCTAAGTTGGATGCTAAGACTTGACAGTGTATCTTTATTGGTTACGGTCAGGACGAGTTTGGGTACAGATTGTATAATCTAATTGAAAACAAACTTCTAAAAAGCAGAGATATGGTTATCTTTGAGGATTAGACCATTAAAAATATTGACAAGATGGAGAAGACGGATCCACAAAGTAGTGGCGATTTGATTGACATGGATCTGGTTCCTTTAGGTTTTTCTTCAAATCCTATTCAAGATTATATGCAAGAAGATAACATTGATGACCAACAGGGCATAGTTAATTTTAATGCTCCTATAGATGAGTTTAAGAATGATTAACACCAAACACCTATAGCTCCACCAATACTTCGACCTTAGAGATCAACTAAAGATCAATGATCTTCCGTGAGCTATTCTATTGATGAGTATGCTCTTTTGACTGACGGGGGAGAAATAGAGTGTTTTAAGGAGGTATGGAGAGTGAATGCAAAGATAAGTGGATTGAAGATATGAATGATGAATTTCAACCCTTGTATGACAACCATAGCTTTGAGTTGGTGAAATTGCTAAAGGGTAAAAGAGCTTTGAAAAATTGGTGGGTTTACATGCTGAAGCAATAAGATAATTCAATTCATGATACAAAGCTAGATTAATAATTGTTGATCAAAAATTACACACGCAAGTATAAATATCATGacaattagtataaaaatatcaatctcATGGAAAGTTATTACTAATTATAATGGTAATCACCAAATATTGCTCTAATACCTATTGAAATAAAtcgataatataattttctaaactaaatcaaataaataaatagaggtGAAGAAATTAAAACGAAATAATCAATCAATAATAAAACCTAGGATTACAATTTCATCCAATGTATTAgctaattattctatttttacccaatttatCCTAATAGAGTTTATTACTAACCTAAGGTACTAAGATTCCCTTGATTcttttctaagtaattaatttaatctaactATTGAGCTGTATTCCTATCCCAATAATTCAGACCAAATTGATTAAGAACAAACCCCAATTATGGCTACCAAGGTAGTTAAATATATTCTTATCTGAATTACGAACCACAGATTGACCCATCTAATTTAGACCAAGAGTTATTCATTCTAAACCTAAAACGAAAAGTCTTCTTCTGATTTCTTTAGGTTTTGACCGACTAATAGTTGGCCAAACTATTATCAATAAAGAAtaagaatgaataaataatcaaatctttatttttaaaaaaaagatggaaatagaaaattattcaattaactaaacAAGGAATCCATTACAATCCTAGAAAGAACTTAGttcatggaaaaattgaaaaacttcttcaaataaaaacaagaacTAGTCATAGAAAAAGGAAACgag
This genomic window contains:
- the LOC105804363 gene encoding F-box protein At5g07610, whose translation is MKKSRPSSPSAETIAYNHDLLTQILIRIPPKHLLKLKLISKQWRSLISSLQFSHSHSLHHQNRGFLTPSALFLGIGNYYRPPFELPALPLTPDTRLPVLDFIVDPHFKILQSCNGLLLGHFYYNINERLRYFICNPTTRKFKMISLPVSQLGSLRAVNLAFDPMKSPHYNIICVRKLPSPNRRFGLYIYSSKSDEWDSSWISFRANEYIRFDHGVFCNGVFHWNSNGRKSLRFDLENKVLKKMPMLAPMFQAPQGSEDEDSRYFGESRGHLHLGVTYMPLCFKFNIFEMAADYSHWFLKYCLNLDDTMKAFPDLRLPVVDIYYGFHVLSVIRSEGEESKVVILVDYKAICYELKNGVLLNVYELKQCPETLNRCPLNYIGIQVYQYFETLSCV